From Vanrija pseudolonga chromosome 1, complete sequence, a single genomic window includes:
- the LYS12 gene encoding Homoisocitrate dehydrogenase, mitochondrial — translation MAAALKRTSLKIGMIPADGIGKEVLPAAQRVIEALGSAIPKPEFIPLAAGWEEFNKNGKALPDETVRVLKEECDAAMFGSVSSPSHKVPGYSSPIVALRKHLDLYANVRPVQSVSGTPGPDVNMVIVRENTECLYVKREEIKELPDGSKIAIAERQITSKASERIAKLAFELALRRGAERAAPGAPETFWKGPPQVTIVHKSNVLAVTDGLFRESARKVYEENKGRYSGVKVNEQLVDSFVYRAFREPEIFDVCVAPNLYGDIISVGEPVHGSAPDIEGKNIANPIASIRSAALLLSHLGYPEAANRINVAVDDVIRSGVATPDLGGKNSTTEVTEAILKRL, via the exons ATGGCCGCGGCACTCAAGCGCACCTCGCTCAAGATCGGCATgatccccgccgacggcatcggcAAGGAGGTCCTCCCT GCCGCCCAGCGCGTCATTGAGgccctcggctcggccaTCCCCAAGCCTGAGTTCATccccctcgctgccggctGGGAGGAGTTCAACAAGAACGGCAAGGCCCTCCCCGACGAGACTGTCCG TGTCCTCAAGGAGGAGTGTGACGCCGCCATGTTCGgctccgtctcgtcgccctcgcacAAGGTCCCCGGCTACTCGTCGCCCATTGTCGCGCTCCGCAAGCACCTCGACCTGTACGCCAACGTCCGCCCTGTCCAGAGCGTGAGCGGTACCCCCGGCCCCGACGTCAACATGGTCATTGTGCGCGAGAACACCGAGTGCCTGTacgtcaagcgcgaggagatcaaggagcTCCCCGACGGATCCAagatcgccatcgccgagcgccagaTCACCTCCAAGGCCTCGGAGCGTatcgccaagctcgcgttcgagctcgccctccgccgtggcgctgagcgcgccgcccccggtGCCCCCGAGACCTTCTGGAAGGGCCCTCCCCAGGTCACCATCGTCCACAAGTccaacgtcctcgccgtTACCGACGGCCTCTTCCGCGAGTCGGCCCGCAAGGTCTACGAGGAGAACAAGGGGCGTTACTCGGGCGTCAAGGTcaacgagcagctcgtcgacagctTCGTCTACAGGGCCTTCCGCGAGCC CGAGATCTTCGACGTCTGCGTTGCCCCCAACCTGTACGGTGACATCATTTCCG TGGGTGAGCCCGTCCACGGTTCGGCTCCCGACATCGAGGGCAAGAACATTGCCAACCCCATCGCCTCTATCCGCTCGgctgccctcctcctctcgcaccTCGGCTACCCCGAGGCCGCGAACCGCATCAACGTTGCGGTTGACGACGTCATTAGGTCCGGCGTCGCGACCCCCGACCTTG GAGGCAAGAACTCCACCACCGAGGTCACCGAGGCTATCCTCAAGCGCCTCTAA
- the pgs1 gene encoding putative CDP-diacylglycerol--glycerol-3-phosphate 3-phosphatidyltransferase, with amino-acid sequence MPPRLHPIAGPSRRIVGASLARAAAPRLQRPWHSSSANLAPEDPSTLPPVIPHPHEAFSNLASTLSTAQPCFGMRGDEVEILETPTAFHDRLLDMVKKAKKRILISSLYIGVEEESLVDAVTTALQSKPHLRATFILDYNRATRLGRSPGPESTVHMLLPLLERFGDRVDVWLYRSPKLRGPLEKIVPPRYNEGWGTWHAKYYAVDDDVVLSGANLAASYFTNRQDRYIHIKNHPSLLSYLSSITRLISDYSYKVHPNVRPGTLGPHGVALEPGTAGALWRERSLEPRAWAPHARATISAFQQAWRASNSVRARDAREDGADTWFWPVIQAGVLGIREEESALGDVWHAIRMAGEGAVNVDLTSGYFGLYKAYKQAVIDSPAPVRIIAASPKSNGFYGSKGISRLIPEGYTLLESRFYDACASHGRLWDGEGKGVRLQEWERKGWTYHAKGMWLSPRAEDPFFTFIGSSNLSTRSLNLDTELSLLLATSSTGLREALGKEIGALREYAHDVDAETWKLEERRVSFMAKALVFLGVEGML; translated from the exons atgccgccgcggctACACCCCATCGCCGGGCCCTCACGGCGcatcgtcggcgcgtcgttggcacgcgcagccgccccgcgcctccAACGGCCATGGCACAGCTCGTCGGCTAACCTTGCGCCAGAGGACCCCTCGACGTTGCCCCCCGTCATCCCGCACCCCCACGAGGCGTTCAGCAACCTCGCGAGCACGCTGTCGACTGCGCAGCCCTGCTTTGGCatgcgcggcgacgaggtcgagatcctcgagaCGCCGACCGCGTTCCACGACCGGCTGTTGGACATGgtgaagaaggccaagaagcgcatCCTCATCAGCTCGCTGTATAtcggtgtcgaggaggagtcACTG gtcgacgccgtcacgACAGCGCTCCAGTCCAAGCCGCACCTCCGCGCCACCTTCATCCTCGACTACAaccgcgcgacgcgtctCGGGCGCAGCCCCGGCCCAGAGTCAACAGTACACATGCTGCTaccgctcctcgagcgctTCGGCGACCGCGTAGACGTGTGGCTGTACCGCTCGCCCAAGCTGCGCGGACCGCTGGAGAAGATTGTGCCCCCGCGGTACAACGAGGGCTGGGGGACCTGGCACGCCAAGTACtatgccgtcgacgacgacgtcgtgctgAGCGGggccaacctcgccgctTCGTACTTTACCAATCGGCAAGATAGGTACATCCACATCAAGAACCacccgtcgctgctgtcgtaCCTGTCGTCGATCACGCGCCTGATCTCAGACTACTCGTACAAGGTGCACCCGAACGTGCGGCCGGGTACGCTGGGCCCGCACGGCGTGGCTCTCGAGCCCGGAACAGCCGGCGCGTTGTGGAGAGAGCGGTCACTCGAGCCCCGCGCGTGGGCGCCGCACGCGAGAGCGACAATCAGCGCGTTCCAGCAGgcgtggcgcgcgagcaACTCTGTGCGGgcacgcgacgcgcgcgaaGACGGCGCGGACACGTGGTTCTGGCCCGTGATCCAGGCGGGCGTGCTCGGTATCCGCGAAGAGGAGagcgcgctcggcgatgtCTGGCACGCGATCCGGatggccggcgagggcgccgtgAATGTCGACCTCACGTCGGGATACTTTGGTCTGTACAAGGCGTACAAGCAGGCCGTGATTGACTCGCCTGCGCCCGTGCGCATcatcgcggcgtcgccgaaATCCAACGGGTTCTACGGGTCGAAGGGCATCTCGCGCCTCATTCCAGAGGGGTACACTCTTCTCGAGAGCCGGTTCTACGACGCGTGTGCGAGCCACGGGCGGTTgtgggacggcgagggcaagggcgtgCGCTTGCAGGAGTGGGAGCGCAAGGGGTGGACATATCACGCCAAGG GCATGTGGCTCTCGCCAAGGGCAGAAGACCCGTTCTTCACTTTCATCGGCTCGTCCAACCTCTCAACGCGCTCGCTTAACCTCGACACTGAGCTGTCACTCCTGCTTgcgacctcgagcaccggcctgcgcgaggcaCTGGGCAAGGAGATTGGCGCGCTGAGAGAGTACGCGCACGATGTCGACGCGGAGACTTGGAAGCTGGAGGAGCGGAGGGTCAGCTTCatggccaaggcgctcgtgTTCCTCGGCGTGGAGGGGATGCTTTAG
- the VTC4 gene encoding Vacuolar transporter chaperone 4, translated as MKFGRRIKDSRYSEWADKYVNYSALKKQIKSNLPWTDTAEAEFLVSLRAELEKCETFQREKATEITDRISQLEKEVHLLVARAALEDSSDEDTDEHHPPRTERETEAQVSDYRDDDGGSDDEDEDDDEPLTLDEIEERFKELEEEVAVLVADVHDLALFTKLNFTGFMKIVKKHDKLTGFALKPTFNQDFLEEHPFYKMNYDPVIVKLSKLFDLVRTRGHPIEGDSSAGGSQNAFVRSTTKYWVHEENIVPLKLNILKHLPVLVFDPNKEFNIKDSAITSIYYDNEDLELYLGRLEKTEGAEAVRMRWYGDVDGKVVFVERKTHREDWTGEKSVKERFTIKEDKLNDFCSGKYTMDAEFDELVKKGKKTAKDVEAMKQLADEIQYGIITRKLRPVMRSFYNRTAFQLPGNASVRISLDTELALVREDNFDGVDRTHGNWRRTDFGIDHPFPTVKASDKELFPYAILEVKLATRVGEEPPTWIKDLVNSHLVEAVPKFSKFIHGCATLLPERVDLIPFWLPQMDQDIRKQPSARSRVMIERPHSAPHSADSQSGPASPLVSGEASYHEPVSEGEEDEYLNHAGTVDDEDKRLRLPAEAAAEAKAAREHRERTANDSIDQGSAFTRPAAGKYERGLQVDPLVPASRFDKSLDLKLQAAIDREAEEDEMDEEEANPTVVMTREFRAPAGKLISVPIRIEPKVIFATERTFLKWSHMAVLLAMISVAMVNFTGPDDTVGMWAAFSYTLISLAATAYAGWRYAFRVLALRNRRSVEYHDSYGPAGLCVALVIALTLNLALRVREL; from the exons ATGAAGTTTGGTCGCCGCATCAAG GACTCGCGCTACTCTGAGTGGGCCGACAAGTACGTCAACTACTCTGCGCTCAAGAAGCAGATCAAGTCCAACCTCCCATGGACCGACACTGCCGAGGCAGAGTTCCTCGTCTCGCTCCGTGCCGAGCTTGAGAAGTGCGAGACCTTCCAGCGTGAGAAGGCGACCGAGATTACCGACCGCATCTcgcagctcgagaaggaggtccacctcctcgtcgcccgcgccgccctcgaggacagctccgacgaggacacggacgagCACCACCCCCCGCGTACCGAGCGCGAAACCGAGGCCCAGGTCAGCGACtaccgcgacgacgatggcggctcggacgacgaggatgaggacgacgacgagcccctcaccctcgacgagattgaggagcgcttcaaggagctcgaggaggaggtcgctGTTCTTGTTGCCGACGtccacgacctcgccctcttcaCCAAGCTCAACTTTACCGGCTTCATGAAGATTGTCAAGAAGCACGACAAGCTCACTGGCTTTGCCCTCAAGCCCACCTTCAACCAGGACTTCCTCGAGGAGCACCCCTTCTACAAGATGAACTATGACCCCGTCATTGTCAAGCTTTCCAAGCTCTTCGACCTTGTCCGTACCCGTGGCCACCCTATCGAGGGTGACTCGTCGGCCGGTGGTAGCCAGAACGCCTTCGTCCGTTCGACCACCAAGTACTGGGTCCACGAGGAGAACATTGTTCCCCTCAAGCTCAACATCCTCAAGCACCTCCCCGTGCTCGTGTTTGACCCCAACAAGGAGTTCAACATCAAGGACTCGGCCATCACCTCGATCTACTACGACaacgaggacctcgagctcTACCTCGGCCGTCTTGAGAAGACTgagggtgccgaggccgtccgTATGCGTTGGTACGGTGAtgtcgacggcaaggtcgtctTCGTCGAGCGCAAGACCCACCGCGAGGACTGGACCGGCGAGAAGTCGGTCAAGGAGCGTTTCACCatcaaggaggacaagctcaACGACTTCTGCTCCGGCAAGTACACCATGGACGCCGAgtttgacgagctcgtcaagaagggcaagaagactgccaaggacgtcgaggccatgaagcagctcgccgacgagatccAGTACGGCATCATCACCCGCAAGCTCCGCCCCGTCATGCGCTCGTTCTACAACCGTACCGCCTTCCAGCTCCCCGGTAACGCCTCGGTCCGTATCTCGCTCGACActgagctcgccctcgtccgtGAGGACAACTTTGACGGTGTCGACCGCACCCACGGCAACTGGCGCCGTACCGACTTTGGCATTGACCACCCCTTCCCCACCGTCAAGGCCTCAGACAAGGAGCTCTTCCCCTACGCCATTCTCGAGGTCAAGCTCGCCACccgtgtcggcgaggagcctCCCACCTGGATCAAGGACCTTGTCAACTCGcaccttgtcgaggccgtccCCAAGTTCTCCAAGTTCATCCACGGCTGTGCTACTCTTCTtcccgagcgcgtcgacctcatCCCCTTCTGGCTCCCCCAGATGGACCAGGACATCCGCAAGCAGCCTTCGGCCCGCTCGCGTGTCATGATCGAGCGTCCCCACTCGGCGCCTCACTCGGCCGACAGCCAGTCcggccccgcctcgcccctcgTCTCGGGCGAGGCCTCGTACCACGAGCCCGTgtccgagggcgaggaggacgagtacctcaaccacgccggcaccgtcgacgacgaggacaagcgTCTCCGTCTCcctgccgaggctgccgccgaggccaaggctgctCGCGAGCACCGTGAGCGCACGGCCAACGACTCGATCGACCAGGGCTCGGCCTtcacccgccccgccgccggcaagtaCGAGCGCGGCCTCCAGGTCGACCCGCTTGTCCCCGCCAGCCGCTTCGACAAGAGcctcgacctcaagctcCAGGCTGCCATCGACCGTGAggctgaggaggacgagatggatgaggaggaggccaaccCGACCGTCGTCATGACTCGGGAATTCCGCGCTCCG GCTGGCAAGCTCATCTCCGTTCCCATCCGCATCGAACCTAAGGTTATCTTTGCAACCGAACGCACCTTCCTTAAATGGTCCCATATGgccgtgctgctggccaTGATCAGCGTGGCTATGGTCAACTTCACGGGGCCGGATGACACCGTTGGGATGTGGGCGGCGTTCTCGTACACCTTGATTTCCCTCGCGGCAACAGCGTATGCGGGTTGGCGGTACGCTTTCCGTGTGCTTGCCTTGCGCAACAGGCGCTCCGTCGAATACCACGATTCCTACGGCCCTGCCGGGCTCTGTGTTGCCCTGGTCATCGCCTTGACCCTCAACCTGGCCCTCCGTGTTAGGGAGCTTTGA